In Symphalangus syndactylus isolate Jambi chromosome 6, NHGRI_mSymSyn1-v2.1_pri, whole genome shotgun sequence, a genomic segment contains:
- the LOC129484833 gene encoding heterogeneous nuclear ribonucleoproteins C1/C2-like produces MASNVTNKTDPRSMNSRVFMGNLNTLLVKKSDVEAIFSKYGKIVGCSVNKGFAFVQYVNERNAQAAVAGEDGRMIAGQVLDINRAAEPKVNRGKAGVKRSAAETYGSSFDLDYDFQRDYYDRMYSYPARVPPPPPIARAVVPSKRQRVSGNTSRRGKSGFNSKTGQRGSSKSGKLKGDDLQAIKKELTQMKQKVDSLLENLKKIEKEQSKQAVEMKNDKSEEEQSSSSVKKDETNVKMESEGGADDSEKGDLLDDDDNEDWGMTSWS; encoded by the coding sequence ATGGCCAGCAACGTTACCAACAAGACAGATCCTCGCTCCATGAACTCCCGTGTATTCATGGGGAATCTCAACACTCTTTTGGTCAAGAAATCTGATGTGGAGGCAATCTTTTCGAAGTATGGCAAAATTGTGGGCTGCTCTGTTAATAAGGGCTTTGCCTTTGTTCAATATGTTAATGAGAGAAATGCCCAGGCTGCTGTAGCAGGAGAGGATGGCAGAATGATTGCTGGCCAGGTTTTAGATATTAACCGGGCTGCAGAGCCAAAAGTGAACCGAGGAAAAGCAGGTGTGAAACGATCTGCGGCGGAGACGTATGGCTCCTCTTTTGACTTGGACTATGACTTTCAACGGGACTATTATGATAGGATGTACAGTTACCCAGCACGtgtacctcctcctcctcctattgCTCGGGCTGTAGTGCCCTCGAAACGTCAGCGTGTATCAGGAAACACCTCACGAAGGGGCAAAAGCGGCTTCAATTCTAAGACTGGACAGCGGGGATCTTCCAAGTCTGGAAAGTTGAAAGGAGATGACCTTCAGGCCATTAAGAAGGAGCTGACCCAGATGAAACAAAAAGTAGATTCTCTCCTGGAAAacctgaaaaaaattgaaaaggaacagAGCAAACAAGCAGTAGAGATGAAGAATGATAAGTCAGAAGAGGAGCAGAGCAGCAGCTCCGTGAAGAAAGATGAGACTAATGTGAAGATGGAGTCTGAGGGAGGTGCAGATGACTCTGAGAAAGGGGACCTActggatgatgatgataatgaagatTGGGGCATGACCAGCTGGAGTTGA